The DNA region CGCTCGTGTGATTGCATGTGAGGCGGGGTGATATCGTACAGCTAGACGACAACCTCCCGCTATAAAGGTCCCAAACGGGCTTACTTACCTCGCTGCCCAGAGCAAGTTGAATACAGGAGTGCTGCTTTAGCTCACTTGGATCCCGCAAATTACCGGAACGATGCAAATAACCGGGAGCTGCCACACAAATCTTATTTGTTGATCCAATATTTTTTGCTTTAAGCGTCGAATCGGTCAGCTTACCCATACGCAGAGCAACGTCAATACCGGACTGAACAAGATCTAGTCGCTCATCGGTACAAATCAATTCAAAAGTCAGGGCTGGCTGCGCCGTTGAAAGATCCGCCAGAAGAGGCGCCAAAAGACTGCTTCCGATATCCTCAGGTGCTGTTATCCGTACATGACCAGCCACCGCACCTTCTGCCGCCGCAAATTCCTGCTCAATTGCGGCAAGACGTCTCATCAGTGGGAGACTCGTCTGATGTAGGCGTTTGCCCGCATCAGACACTTGCATGGTGCGCGTAGTCCGTGTGATTAGGGTCGCGCCTAGAGTCGCCTCCAGGCGGGAAATCGTGCGGCTTACACGGGAAATAGGCATTTTGAGAGCCTTAGCCGCACGGGTCATAGCGCCCGTCTCGACGACTGTGACAAAAACTCTCAATTGATTTAGGTCAATAGCCATTTTTGCACCTATGCAAATATCTTTCTCGATTTTGTCTACTATTGCAAATGTAATTTGAGCCGATAAGTGCCCTGTGAGTCACAGTGCTCAACAACACAAAGGAGTCCTATATGGCGACCTTGATGGTAAATAGTCTCGAAGCAAAAATTAAAGAACTCAATGCCTTGGTCCTCGCAGGCAAAGCACTCGAAGCATTCGACAGTTTCTATGCCGATGACGTGGTGATGCAGGAGAACGATCAAGCACCAACCATTGGTAAAAAAGCGAACTACGAACGAGAAGTCGCCTTCTTCTCCGCCATCACTGATTTTCGCGGCGCACAGGTCTTATCTGTAGGATGCTCCGCCGACAAAACCTACGTCGAGTGGTCCTTCGACTACACGCACAAAGAGTGGGGCGTGCGGAAGTATCATCAGGTAGCTGTTCAGACATGGAAAAATGGGCGGATAGTCAAAGAGCAATTTTACTACGGCGGATGATGCGGATGATGCGGATGATTTGACGACTCTCAGACGACATGAGTCTCAGTTGAATCCAGGTATCAGGCAAAGCTACATTCCGTCCGCTGGCGATTGACTCTGATTACTGCATTGAATCTGGTAGCAGTGAGACTCATGTTCGCACTTACCTGAATGCCATGCAAAGAGGGTCTAACGTTACTCAAGTTTACCCGGCAGAGGTTGGTGGAGGCGGCGGGAATCGAATTTAGACTATAATAGTCGGGATATATTGATATTTTCAAAAACAATGAATGTTATTACCCCCATCCTTACCCCCAATTTTAGCTTATCAGGAGCGTCCGACTCGATGGGATTTCAAGGACTGGGTCACACACCAAGCCACCTAAGCGCTGACTTCGAGATGATCTCGCACCTCACATTAGCCAATCAATACGAACGATTATAGTCTCGCAGACAACCCACAAAATTTTCGTTACACTGCCGCTGCGCCAGACGTGTCTCGATTTTTCCGATTTTTGTCACCCTTAGAGGCCCCACAGATCGCATGACCGGAGAATTTGCAAAAACGACTTCGACGCCTTCGGCTCATGACTCAAGCCACGAATCGGACGGCTTGCAGCAATACTTGCAGAAATGGGGTGCCACGCTGGTGCCCTCTGAGTTTTTTCAAAGTTCCCTACCTTCACTCCATGCTCAGTTTCCAACCCTATTTTACAAGGGGGATCTGCAGATCCTGGAGCGACCCGCCATCTCGGTGGTTGGTACTCGAAATCCCACACCAGAGGGTGCCATAAGAGCTAAGAGGGTTACGGCTATTTTGGTTGAGATGGGATTTGTGATCGTATCTGGCCTCGCCAAAGGCATCGATACGGTGGCACATCGCACGGCCCTTGAGATGGGTGGCCTTACAGCGGCGATCTTGGGCACTCCGATTCACAAGATCTACCCCGCAGAAAATCGTGGCTTGGCAAAAGAGATTGAGACCAAAGCTGGGATCATCCTCTCCGCCGCAGCTCCCCACGAAGAAACCGGACGATATCTTTTTCCTCGACGCAACCGCCTGATGGCCATGCTCTCCAGAGCAACGATCATCATTGAGGCAGGAGAGACCTCGGGTGTGATCCATCAGGCCGCTGAATGTCAAAGACAACAGCGACTTCTGCTCCTGCTCAAGTCCCTCGCTGAAAATCCTCAGCTCTCATGGCCTGCAGGCTTCGTCAAAAGTGGCGCTATCGTTGTGGATTCTCCAGAAGACTTACGCGCACGAGTCACACCATGCTTAACATAGAGCAATACCCTCACGCGTCATACGATCCCCGCACACGCATTGGCTATCTAGCACTTTATTTTTCCTATCCAGGGCCGCAAAGCCCGGAGCCTACCA from Deltaproteobacteria bacterium includes:
- a CDS encoding LysR family transcriptional regulator gives rise to the protein MAIDLNQLRVFVTVVETGAMTRAAKALKMPISRVSRTISRLEATLGATLITRTTRTMQVSDAGKRLHQTSLPLMRRLAAIEQEFAAAEGAVAGHVRITAPEDIGSSLLAPLLADLSTAQPALTFELICTDERLDLVQSGIDVALRMGKLTDSTLKAKNIGSTNKICVAAPGYLHRSGNLRDPSELKQHSCIQLALGSEVSKPVWDLYSGRLSSSCTISPRLTCNHTSAAITFALAQRGIALVPRPMVIDHIKTGALTHVLPQWTGKVIPVHLIHPAQRVIPPRVRAVIAYLEESLCQYF
- a CDS encoding ester cyclase encodes the protein MVNSLEAKIKELNALVLAGKALEAFDSFYADDVVMQENDQAPTIGKKANYEREVAFFSAITDFRGAQVLSVGCSADKTYVEWSFDYTHKEWGVRKYHQVAVQTWKNGRIVKEQFYYGG
- a CDS encoding DNA-processing protein DprA, which translates into the protein MTGEFAKTTSTPSAHDSSHESDGLQQYLQKWGATLVPSEFFQSSLPSLHAQFPTLFYKGDLQILERPAISVVGTRNPTPEGAIRAKRVTAILVEMGFVIVSGLAKGIDTVAHRTALEMGGLTAAILGTPIHKIYPAENRGLAKEIETKAGIILSAAAPHEETGRYLFPRRNRLMAMLSRATIIIEAGETSGVIHQAAECQRQQRLLLLLKSLAENPQLSWPAGFVKSGAIVVDSPEDLRARVTPCLT